Genomic segment of Sarcophilus harrisii chromosome 4, mSarHar1.11, whole genome shotgun sequence:
AAGGTGAAAATCTTCTGGTTTTGGGAAGAGAAAGGACCTTGCTGTTTCCGTTTGTTCACATAGTCGCTCAGGGAGCTTCCTGATCCAAAATAGGATGTCAGTGTGCAACAAAGAAAGTTGGGGGGCCTGTgagtgcatgattttttgtttgcagatgattgtacaCACGGAAAGCTGAGGTGCGACAAAGTAGGATCAGTTCTAGTTCTCAGCTGCTAATTCTGGCCTAATGCTACCAAGGAAACCCAGATCCCCCATCAGCCAGCAGCACACCATCCATACGTGGAGCCATCGGTTAACAGCAAACGGAGATCAACTAGAATCCTGAAAAATTACAGGATTGTTTTGTTTGGGGTTAAAAGTGATACCACAAGTTGAGAGGTCAAAAGGAATTGAATGAGTGCTGCAGAGGCTTGGAAGGTAAATTATCAGTGAAGTTTCAAAAGtacagaaaatacaaaaaggattTTCTTGTTTCAGAAAGTAACGGCTACTCAGATCTATCAGAACAAGAGAACAAAATGACCACAGAACAAAATCTACTGATCCCCTCAATCAAAATTAGGGAATGTTAAGTCAAAAATTGGAAccaaaaatcaaattgtttgttttttaaagtacatgAATGTTAAGCCTGAGAGACAATGTTTCTGGGTGATTAGACTCTGATTGTATTGTGAGAGACTACCTCCACCCAGACCACTTAACCACTCTAGGCCAGAATTCACCtaaatgagattttctttttactttaatcAAAAATAAGCTTTCCAAGTCAAGTGGAGTTCCACCCAGGAATGAGAATGTCTCATATGTGAGTTTATCAGGCTTGACTGCATATTTGTTGCTAGTTTTTTTTATCCCCCCAGGGTGggtcaagaaagaaaaagtaaacaagggaaattatgtaaataaaataaaaatcattaaaatgaggaaacttgaaGAACTTGTTTATGGCTTCGGCTGAAATTTCCAAGCTGACCCAGACCTGGCTCTTCTGACTCGGAGAAAATGGCCCTGATGTGGGTGGTGCGGACGCCGGATGGTGGCAGGCCCTGGAAGTCGGGGCTCTGTCACGGAAGAATTCGCCACGACCATTCTCTTTGGGAAACGGTGGGTTTACGAGAAGGGGTTACGGATAAAATGAAGGGGCGCAACAGACAAGAAGGGTAAATATGAGACAAGTTCTTAGAGGGAAGGGGTGACCCCAAAGAGTTGGTACAGCCTGAGGTGgctaaatccctttcaggattCGGGTACTTCCGGAGTCCAAAGGGGTGGCCAGGAGAGGAAGGAGGCGATGGAGCCACCAGGGCTCCTTGCTTTAAGTGAAGGGTCCTGAACACGGCCCGGGGGAGGTAGAAAGACCTGGGATCTGATGCGCTTCAGGTCTGCTTCCGGGGCGCCGGAAGGGCCAGAGACTGCGACCCAAGATGGGGTCATTCACGGCCCCGCGGGCCAGCTCGGACCGGAAGCTGAAGCGCCCCGGGAGGGCTGGAGACCTGGGAGTCATCGGGCCGGCCAGGGTAGCGGCGCCTCTGGTCACGGAAGTGGGCCCTTGCCCCGGGTCACCCTAATCCCTTGGGGAGCCACTGGCTCCGGGGAAGCCGGAGAACACGGCAGACCTCCCAGGCCGCGGCCACTGCCGGAGGGGGGCGCTCTGGTCCCCGTGTGggaaagacccccccccccccccccccttgctgGCCGCCCCCTCCGTCCCGGCCGCTGCCAAACTGACCCCTAAGAGGAAGCGAAACCCTCCCAAACCGCGCGCGCCCACAATGCGTGACCGGGCCTACAACACCCCAGTCCTACGGGAAGCCTTTCCCCGTGGTTACTCCCAGGGTGTTCTCCACCGCGGGGGGCTCACACtagtccttcccctcccccacagccCGAGAGCGCCCCCTGCAGGAGCCGGCACACAGCGGGGGGACGCCCGCCTTCACACCAAGGCAAAGCCGGCTCCCCCCGTTTCCGCAGCCCTGCTGCCACAAAAGCGCTCTAACAGGAAAGCCCACTTTTCGGCTCCGCCCTTCCTGGTTTGCTTCCAGCTCCCGCCCACCCACCCAGTTTCATGCCAGCTGTAGGTGGATTTGCGGGGGGCGGGGCCGCGCATGCGGGCTGGCCGCTGCATCGCGCGCTTTTCTCGCCTCCTCCGCCCCCGCACTCTTCGCCCCGCCCCGCCTCAGGCTCTCGGCCCCAGTGCTCCGGCGGGCTTCGCGGCCACGCCCTTCCGCATTCTCCTCGCTTTACCGTCCCGCCCCTCGGCGGCGCGCGTGCGCACTGGGCGCCGCCCGGCGTGCGGGGTCACGTGGGAGGGTGGTGAGGACCGGCCGCGCGCGGCCTCCGGGGGCCTCAGCTAGAGCCGAGGGACGGAGGGGCGGGACGTGGGGAGGGGCGTCCGGAGGCGCGCAGAGGGACTCCTCCTCGTCGCCCCCCATCTCCTGCGGGCGGAGCCTCGCAGCCCCCCCGGGGCCAGGTGGGGAGGGCGGGGCCGCCAGACGTGGGCGAGGGAGGAAGCCCCAGCCCCGGGTCCGACCCCAGGGTCCCCAGGCGGTCGGGCCCGGCCcctgccccgccccgcccccacctGGGAGTCTCGGCTCCCCGCGCCTCTGGGATCGCGGGCTCTGAGCCGGGCCCCATTCTCTCCCCAGGGACGTCGGGAGGCAGCCGAGGCCGGGATGCCTGGACAGAGACCCAGGAAGGGCCCCCAGGCCCGAGGCCGGGGGGCGGCGGCGGCCAAGCAGGTACGGAGGCGCGTTCTCCCCCTGCCGGGAGCCCCGGAGGGCACCAGGGGGAGCCCCGGAGGGCGCGGGGGGAGCCCCGGCGGGCACCAGGGGGAGCCCGGACACGGAGGCTTCAgtgagaaacaaacagaaaaagccACCGCGGGGTGGTCGGGGCCGGGCGGGGCTCTGGCCGCCAACCCGGCGTTCAGCCTCTTCCTCCTCTGGGCTCCTTCCCCTTCGGAACCCGACGCCCCGCCAGAGACCCCGGCGAGTCCTTGTGGGCAAATCCCGcccactccccctcccccaccccggcCTCTGACCTTGGTCCCCGCTGGGAGTCCTGGAGCCCGAGCCGTGCTGCATTCTGGGACAAGGCCCCGGGGCGCACCTGGCAGGAGGCACTGGGTGGGACCCCGTTCCATGCACAAGCCCCCACTGTGGGGGGCAGATGGGCGGGATCCCCGCCACGCGCAGCCCCCTCCTGTGGGACAGGCCCCTCGTCATGTGTCCCCCCACACACTATGGGGGGCAGATGCGCAGCCCCCCCTCCTGTGGGACAGGCCCCTCGTCATGTGCCCCCCCCACACTGTGGGGGGCAGATGCGCAGCCCCCCCTCCTGTGGGACAGGCCCCTCGTCATGTGCCCCCCCCACACTGTGGGGGGCAGATGCGCAGCCCCCCCCTCCTGTGGGACAGACCCCTCGTCATGTGCCCCCCCACACACTATGGGGGGCAGATGGGCGGGATCCCCGCCACGCAGGGCTATGGAGAAGCGTGCAAGGCTCCCCACTCGGCGCTAAGAATACTAAGTCACGCCCCAGATCTTCCTAAAGGGGGGGAGATGGAACCAGGAATAGCGCCACAGTGGGGAGcgagggggagggaggataagAAGTCCGAGGGGGTCTGGGAGCATCCAGTGCAGGGTCTAGGAGGCCACTGGGAGAACTTAGAAATATCCCTTGAATAGGACAAGGTTGGTTTAAATTTAGAGATAagcccactttacagatgagaaaacaagccTGAGGTAGAACAGAAACGAGCCTTCGTACTGTATGCGTGTGTTTCCCTTGGCGTCTGCCTTGTGGCACTTTACAAACACCTCATCCCCTCTCCCCGAAGGGTCACTACTGTCGTTAGCCACCACGTACAGTTAAGGAAACGGAGGCAGCTCCTGAGCTGGAAAGTTGTCCCCTCCCTCCCTCGGGGCTGCTGCTGTCAGACCCCACTTCTAGCCACGAAGTGACCTTCCCAAAGTGTTCTCGGGTTCATTTTGTGGCGTTTCAGCTGCCAGGGAGAAGTCACAAAAGTTACTTCAAAActcctctcaaggagcttcccAATCCATGGGGGCCCATCGGTGCTGCAGGGGCCTGCGCTGTGTTCTGAGGTGGGGGTCCGGGAGGCCGGGGAAGGCTCCCGGAGGAGCCTGGAAGGGGAAGTGCCGCCATCTGGGAAGAGCcgtgagaaaggaagaggaaggggggtCTGACCAGGGAGGTTGGAGAGCCCTTGCTGTATCCTGGGAGCCTCTGGAAAAAGCCCTGGAGACAGGGAGGCCAGTCAGGGCAACCACAGTCCTCTAGGTGGGAGGTGATAGGGACTGCAGgcggaggaagaggggagaaggaaggctTGGCCCCAGATGGGATGTGAGTGATGCGTGTGAGGGAGGATTGGGCACAGGacggttggggggaggggagctcCAGGCTGGCCGGAAACAGCACTGCAGGGGCCCAGGCCCCGCTGTGCCCTTGAAGGTCCCTCCCGCTGGCACTGGCTGGGAAGGGGGGTTGGAAGCATCTGAGGACCCTCCTCCAGAGCCAGCCGGGCCTGGGCTTGGGGCTGCCACATTGTGTCCTGGGCCCAAGTGCAGATTATGGAAGGAGCCAGCCACGGTGCCGGGCAGTTATCAAAGTGCTTGTAAAAACAAGTTCCCAGACCTCCTCGGGTTAAGGGCCCTTGACTTAGAGGGAGGAACCTTGGCTTAAGAGTCTTGCCCTGTTAGCCACTTtagttctgggcaagtcatttaccttggGCCTCAGTTGTCCAAAGATTGGGCCGGAGCAGTCCGGTCCACATGGCCTCCGTGGCTGAGGGGCCGGCCTTGATGGAGAAGACCTGCTCAGATCCTGACTCACCGGGTGTCCtcggcctgtttcctcatttggaaaactAGGTCCCTACCTCCCTGAAGTGATGCATCTGTGCACCTTAAAGCACCTTAGAAGCCTAAGAAATGCaggccctccccctccccaacctccactcctttcctctcccccctcacCCCCGCAGCTAGGGCTCTTTGTGGAGTTCAATCCAGAAGATATGTTGCTGGAGGCTCAGGAGGATGCAGAAGAGGATGGAGACCTGGAGGCGGAGCTGCTGGCCCTCACGGGCGACCCCGGAACCCCAGAGAGCAAGGCCAGGCCCAGGGGGAAAGGTAAGCTGGGGGGCCCTTCTGAACCTCTGAGAATCCCCAGAGTGGGGCTACAAGAAAAggagggtttgggggaaaggCCGGTCTAGTGTACTTCCAGGGAAGGGGTCAGTCCCAAGAGCTACGGACGGGCAGGGAGCTCATCCCCGGCCCAGGCACCTCTGCCCTGGAGCCCAAGCAGAGATGGGATGGGCTCTTGAGGTTCTCAGGGGCAGCTGTCCTGACTCCCCTCCATCTTCTCCTGGAAAGTCCAAGCTCCTCCATGAATCCCCTCCCACCTCAGGAAATCAGagcttgggcctcagtttcccagccCGTAAATGAATGGAGGCCCAGATGAGCCCTGAGATCTTCCCTCTCCTGGCCTCTCCAGGACTGGGCCCAAGCTCAGCAACGTGAAGCTGGTGGGACTTGAAGTGGGTCAAGTCCAGCCATTTggtagctgaggaaactgaggcagggctgGGGGATAAAGCTGCTTGCCCACGGTCCTAGCCAGGAGGTGCTTGGGGCTGGGATTGCAGCCAAAGCTTCTTTAACTGTGGGCTGGGATGGCGGTGGGAGGGGGGGGTGGAGGGCGGGGATTAGGGTCTGTCATCAGTAAACTTTTGGTGTGGAGAGCTGTACACGCGTGCACCAGGGACACATAAATataaaggggtcatgagtgggacAAAACATTGCCTCCGCTGCCGCCACGGCTCCACCAGACTGAGCAGCAGGGGCCGTGGGGGGTCTCACAGCTGCTGTTCTCTGGGGCCGGGCCTTGGCTCTCCTCCATGGGGGCCGTCTGTGCCCACCTGTGTCCCTCACTAGAGTCCTCCAGAGTTGCCGGGGTCAGTGAGGGTTCTGGGACCCACCCATCCAAAGTCACGTGGTCGTGGTTGAGACCCCTGGCCTCTCCTTGAGGTGCTTTGTGATCAAGACCCCTCCTGAAGAGGTCAGATGTGGGGTCTACCCGAGCATCCGAGTTACCTAGGCGCCCATGCATGATGGACCTTGCTCTGTAACCCCCTTTACCTGAGGACTGGAAGTCTGCTGTGGGGGTGGGCAGAGGGAGAATTTGCCCACTGTGACCCTCCCTCCATGGGCCGGGGCCTTGGGCAGTGGAAGCCCCTCATCCATCACTTCAGGGTGAAGCAGCTGAGCCCTGGCCGCTTCCTGGGTGGAGCCAGGCTGGAGGAGGCAGGTGCTTCTGGGAGGGCCAGCCCCGCCCTGCCTGCCAGCCCAGCCGTTTGTGCCCTGCCAGCTCTACCAGCCCAGCCACTTGTGCCCAGCTCCATGCCTCCAGCTGCAGCCCAGCAGCCCCCAGCAAGCCTCCTGGTCTTTTGCCACATGACCTTAGCCAGGTCCCTTTTCTCTGGGGTCCAGTTTGCCTAAAACGAAGGGTTTGTCCCCTGGGTCTCCCCCATGGCCCGAGCCTCTCCAGGAGCCCAGCTCTGAGGGAGCCTCCCTCTACCCCCAGCTCCCCTGCCCATGGCCCACATTGAGAAGCTCGCTGCGGAATGCCTGCAGGATGTGGGCGACGAGGCCTCAGATGAGGAAGACGAAGGGCTGGAGACTGACACAGACCTACTGGtatggggttggggggggggctgGCCCTTCCCCTTAGCAAAGACTTGTGGTCAAACCCCAGCTTGGGTGACTTTGGGTCTAGTTGTTGGCCCCCTGGAACTCAGTCTCCTCTGGGCTGGACCAATGGCCGCCCAGGTCTAATTCCCGGGATTCCAGGAAGTGACTTTTCTGGTAGAATGGGGGACCTGGGGCAGGAAGGGCCCCTCGGGCATCACTCCCAGAGGGAAGGAGCCTAGCAAGGGAAGTTTTCACCTAAAGATTATCTGGAAGTAACAGCCAGACTGGGACTCTGGTCTTTGGTCAGATTCCAGGACCCTCCTCACCCCCCCACTGTGGCTTTTCTCTGGCAAGAAGTTGAGGCAGGCCTGGGGTCCTCATGGAGGGGGCGCCCCTCTGAGTGGGAGGCTTGACCTCCAGACCCCCATCCAAGGTCCCAAGGGCTTCCTTCCCCGCTTCGTGTTCCCTCAGGCGGAGCTGCAGGAGGTcctgggagaagaggaggagggagagggagagggagaggatagTGGTGGACGGAGCAGCCCTGAGGAGATGGCGACTTCGGCGGCCCCCACACAGCTTTCTGCCCCAGCAGCACTTGAGGTGCCAGGGCTGGGGGGCGGGGATCCCCTTCCCGGGTAGGTCCAGAGAGATGAGGGTGGAGAGCAggcctttggggggggggaagcccACTCGGCCACTggctgggggagaaggggaggctGCCCCCAGGTCCCCTGAGGCTCTGGGTCTGTGCTCCCCACCATCGGTCCCTCCGGTCAGTATTATTTGGGGTGGGAAGGACTCCAGCAGAGCACCCCGGGCACCTCCGCTTcctcagcctcactttccccgTCACAGCCCGTGGGTGCTCAGTGTCCCCCAAATGGAGCCGTGGGGGTTGGCGAGTCCCCTGCTGCCCCGGTTCTCGGCCCAGTGATCCTTGTGCCCCCGCAGGTGGCACCCACGGCAGGTGGGTTGCAGGGGCTGCTGGAGGAGCGGATTGCCAACTACCAGGCCGCAGCCGCCAGCGCCAAGGAGGCCGGGGACGGGGCCAAAGCCCGGCGGTGCGAGCGAGGCCTGAAGGTGGGTAGTGAGACCTGGGACCCAGGGGGAGGAGGGTGATTGCCCCTGTCTGAGCAGTCTCTAGGTGAGGGCCCAGTGCTCTgcatttggggggaaggggaccCCTGGCACGTCCTCCACATGGACCCTCAGACGGTCTCCCCTCGCAGACCCTGCAGACCCAGCTGGCTGCTGTGAAGAAGGGCAAGAAAGTCAATGAGGAGGAGATCCCGCCCCCTGTGGCCTGTGGGAAGAGGCCAGAACTGCCGCCCACTGCAGCAAGCAAAGGTTCTGGGGATCCCCCAACTGCGCCAGACCCCCCAGCTATGCCAGATGCCCCAACTACGCCAGACCCCCCAGCTACGCCAGCTCCTGCCGATGCCCCAGAGCCAGGTATGAGAGCTAGActgatgcccccccccccccccccccccccccccccctctgccCCAGAGCCAGGTATGGGGGAGCTCGGGCTTTCTCCCTCAGCAGCCAGACATGGGAGTGAAGGAACAATTCAGAGCCATCCGGCTTCTCTGTGGGGTCCAGGGGACGTGGGAGGGAGGGGACGTGGCTCGCTCCTCAGCGGCTCTTTCCCCGGGCCAGACTCTCGGCTGCTGTTGCTGACCCGACAGAAGGAATACAAGGTGGCCGCCCTGAAAGCCAAGCAGGAGGGGGCACTGGAGCAGGCCCGGGAGTACATGAGGATTGGCAAGGTGTGGCCTGGGGCCCCGCCCACTCGGAGCCAGCAACGCCAGGACCCCAAGGCTTAGGGCACCTTATTTTCCTGAGGAGGAAATGGGCTCGGGAGTCGGCCAGAGCCGAGCGGCGGCTCTCAGGGAGCTGgacaggaaggagggagaaatgaggCAGGGGATGAGTAGGCAGCCCCTGAGAAGCCCCCACGGGAATGGGCCAGTGGGTTCCCGGCCTCAGGCCCTCACCCAGCTCTCTCGCCCCAGAGGTTCGGTGCTGTGCTGGAGGCTCTGGAGAACGGGCAGCCCGTGGACCTGAGTGCCATGCCTCCCGCCCCTTCAGGTGAGACCTGGGCTCTGGTCTGCAGGTTCCGGAAGCTTAGGCTCAGCCCGGACCAGGAAAAGGGCACTGGGTTTGCCCCGGGAGTGTGGAGAAAACTcgtcttcccttcttcctcctcctcttcctcttctttccttccctcagcAAGCAATCATTCCAAGGTTGTTATGTGAAAGGTTGGAGGATGCTCCAAGCCCAGAGGTGGCAGATCCTGGGGGGTCTCCCCCATCAGGGCAGGGGCTGCAGGTCCTGGGGGGGGCCTCCCCTCAGAGTGGGGACTACCGGTCTAGGAGGGCCTCCCCTGGGGCAGGGATTGCTCCCTGAAGCCTCAGGCAGGGACTTGAGCCCAGCAGAACTTGTTAGGTGCCCCCACACCACCTGCTTCTGGAGGGTGACCTTTGATCTCTGTCACTCCCCTTAGAGCTTAAGGCCCTGCCAGCCCCCCGACCTGGTCCACTGGAGCACTCGAAGCCTGTGATGTCGGCCCCGACCCCAGCTCCAGCCCCGGCTCCAGGTAAAAAGTGGACAGCTGACCCTCATGGCAGGGAGGGAAAGGGTCAGGATGGGAACCATTTGTGTTGGGAACCTCAGCCCCAGGTGGAGGAAgcgggggtggggggcggggaaGGCAGTGGCTAACGGGCTCTTTGGGCCCAgggccccctccccagccccagaCGGTTCTGGAGGCCTTAGGCCAGAGGCTAGGCAAGTACCAAGAAGCTGCAGCCCAGGCCAAAAGCAGCGGAGACCAGAGGAAGGCGCGCATGCACGAGCGCATTGCCAAGGTGACCTTGTCCTCTGGGGGCTGTGGGAGGGGGAGGCCTGCTCTGGAGGCTCAAGGGCCCCTTCATAAAACCACTGAGCCTCTGACCTGGGAGGGACTTTGGAGTCCACAGCctgtcctcctccttctcctcctcctcctctaaaGACGAACGGTGACAGagacccagggtcacacagcaaatcaGCCCGGCTGCTGCCTCCCCACCCAAtctgcttccctcccttccccctcgaGCCTCAGAGAGAGGGCCAGGAGGCAGCATGTCCTTCTGCAGTCCCCAGGGAGGAGGCCTCTTGCCTGACTGACAATGATTGGGGTGGGGGTGCAGAATacgcctcagtttccccctctgccAGAGCGAAGGTTGGATGAGATGGTCTGGAGCCCCTGATCCCTATGGGCCACTTGGCATGGGGGGCACATTGctctggggaggggaggaggcatTGAGAGAGGGATTAGACCTGCCAGGGTTCCTCTCACCCTTgacctcccctccttccccctttaatCCCAGCAATACCAGGAGGCCATCCGAGCTCACAAAGCCGGCCGGAAAGTGAACTTGGCTGAACTTCCCGTCCCCCCAGGTGGGTCCAACGCTGTGGGAGGGGAGGCCGTGGGAGGGAACCGAGGAGGTTCCCGGGGAATGGCCCCGCTGCTGTGGCCTCCCCCCTTCAGGCCTCTCCTGCTCCCCCAGGCTTCCCTCCCATCCCTGGCCTGGAGGCCCCCTCGGACCCTGAGGACAACCCTTTGGCAGCAGCCCTGAAGGCGGCTCAACTTCTGGGCCGCCCCGAAGGGGAGgacgaggaggaagaggaggaggaggtaggAGGTGACCCTGGTGGGGGAAGCTGCCCTCCCTCCAGAGCCCGACTCTGGCTGGCTTAGCCCCTTGGAGCCCCCTGAAGGCCGGCATCTGCTGGCACGAGCTGGGGTTCCGGACCCCCAGGGTGGTGCAACCTCGGACCTCCAACCCTGGCTCCTGCTCAGCCCGGGCCTAACAAGCACCCCCTGTCTCCCTAGGGAGAGCCCCAGGCTCCAGTGGCCAAGAAGCCGGCGCAGCAGCCCGGCCAAGCGCCCCAGGCAGCCAGGCCCTCGGCAGCGCCGTCCCCCGAGCCCAAGGGCTCTGCCTCCCAGGAGGCCTTGTCCCCAGCAGGTGAGCCCATCTAGGGGTCGGGGTGGGGGGACCCAGGGCCCCTAGGGAGGCAAGGAGAGCCACAGGCCCTGGAGCACCCAGGCTGGACCAGCTGGACTTTTGTCCTCCAGCCCGGGAGCAGCTGGCCTCGCTGGAGAGCCGGAAGCTGCAGTGCCAGCGCGCCGCCCTGCAGGCCAAGCGGGCCAAGGACCTGGAGCAGGCCAAAGTCCACCTGCGGGCCGCCAAGGCCCTGGATGCCCAGATAGCCCTGGTGCGCAGCGGCCGTGCAGGCAGCCCCGGGACCAAGGTGGGCCTGGGCCTGGACCCCGCACGCAGAGGATGATCTGACTGGGAGGAGGCCGGGGGCAGGGGACTGGGGGGAGGCCGGCTGGGAGGCTGGGGG
This window contains:
- the CC2D1B gene encoding coiled-coil and C2 domain-containing protein 1B, whose product is MPGQRPRKGPQARGRGAAAAKQLGLFVEFNPEDMLLEAQEDAEEDGDLEAELLALTGDPGTPESKARPRGKAPLPMAHIEKLAAECLQDVGDEASDEEDEGLETDTDLLAELQEVLGEEEEGEGEGEDSGGRSSPEEMATSAAPTQLSAPAALEVAPTAGGLQGLLEERIANYQAAAASAKEAGDGAKARRCERGLKTLQTQLAAVKKGKKVNEEEIPPPVACGKRPELPPTAASKGSGDPPTAPDPPAMPDAPTTPDPPATPAPADAPEPDSRLLLLTRQKEYKVAALKAKQEGALEQAREYMRIGKRFGAVLEALENGQPVDLSAMPPAPSELKALPAPRPGPLEHSKPVMSAPTPAPAPAPGPPPQPQTVLEALGQRLGKYQEAAAQAKSSGDQRKARMHERIAKQYQEAIRAHKAGRKVNLAELPVPPGFPPIPGLEAPSDPEDNPLAAALKAAQLLGRPEGEDEEEEEEEGEPQAPVAKKPAQQPGQAPQAARPSAAPSPEPKGSASQEALSPAAREQLASLESRKLQCQRAALQAKRAKDLEQAKVHLRAAKALDAQIALVRSGRAGSPGTKVSSPLSDEDGGFVLIRHEDVGLSQKAEEVYAQLHKMLQEQQEKCLLYSKQFMHQGNVAETTRFEKLAQDRKKQLEILRLAQARGLDPPSHRFEEKTFQTVRIFSELNSTEMHLLIVRGMNLPAPPGVTPEDLDAFVRFEFHYPSSDQAQKSKTSVVKNTNSPEFDQLFKLNINRNHRSFRRLVQNKGIKFEIFHKGSFFRSDKQVGTAHLKLERLETECEIREILEVLDGRKPTGGKLEVKVRLREPLSGQDTQMVTENWLILESRGI